The region GGGATGTGGGGGAGAGACAGGGAAGGGGTGTTTTAGAGTGGGGGAGAGTGAAATGGTGGGGAAGATCAGGCCCGGGCGGGGGTGAGGATGGTCTCTGCTACATTCTAACCCCTATCCTCGGTTTCCCAgcattacacagggctacttagttctgcaccagctcaacggatccaactagccccattgagctggcgagggtaagggaacaagtgttattaccctgagacctcctgcctgcccaaaTCCACGCCGGTTACAGTGTGGCCTGGCAAATCCGCTGTGCCagtactggataggattaggttgcccATATTGGAAACGTGGggataaaaagataaaaatgtaaagaaagagagaaatagaAATAATGAAATTGGTCCTGATAAGCAACGAGATGCAAATAAAACTAATTGATCTAATAATTCAATTATTTTAACACAAGTTTATTATCgttccattttgacatgcacacaCAACAATGAATATTGGCTTGAAACCATTGTTTGTATGTTGTAACAAGGAGAAGAGTCTAGAAGTTGAGAACTAAAGAAAGAAGAACGAAAACTTCTTGATTTTATTCATAattctggaggggggggaggcacagcATATTGAAAGTCAGCTTACACATTACTGGAATAAAATGATTAAAATTGGGCTATTTGTGTACAGGTTGGAATATTGTTCACTTACTCGATATTTTTATACCTGCACCAGAACCAAACATCAACATAAATGGATGGGCTTCTCCTGATCCCACACTGCACAGCTCTCTCTTTTGGTCCTGGTCTTGGCCTGCCACACTACCGCCCTTCTGGGAAACTTCCTAATTATGGTGAGTGTGTGGTCTGAGCCAAGCTCCATCAAGCCccaatgtatttcttccttgccaatctgtCCATTATTGACATGTCTCTGGGTTCAGTGGCTGCCCCAAAGTTAGTGACCAACCTCTTGAACAGTGGTTCTGTCATCTCCTATGGTGGTTGTATGGCCCAGCTGTTTGGTCTTCACCTCTTTGGGGGTGCAGAGATGTTTGTCCTCACTCTCATGGCCTACGACCGTTACGTGGCCATTTGCCAGCCACTGAGATATACAGCCATCATGGACCGGCAACGCTGCTTCAGTCTACTGATATTTTGCTGGACAGGAGCCTTCATTCATTCCACTGTCCAGATGGTGGTCATAGCCAAGCTACCATTCTGTGGACTGAATGAGctggacaatttcttctgtgacatcccacAGGTAATCAAGCTGGCCTGTGCAGAAATCTATGTGGTTGAGAAATTCATGCTGGTCAGTGGTGGCCTGATAACTCTACCTAACTGCCTGACCTTGCTGGTTTCATATGTCATCATCCTGGCCTCCTTCTGTGGCCACtttgggaagggtggtaggaAGGCTCTGTCTACCTGCAGCTCCCACCTGATGGTAGTTGGCCTCCTTTACGGGCCTGTTGCTTTTGTGTATCTTAAGCCTTTCTCCGACTCtcaggtggacaaaatggcttctgtgttctACATGGTAGTCACCCCTGCCCTCAACCCCCTCAACTACACTCTGAGCAACCAAGAGATGAAGGGAGCCATGAGAAAGTTGAACGACAAATGTCAACTCCTCCTACTGCCTCATAGGGAGTAAGTGTCTGAAGTTTCATTTCACTTGATTGTGGAAGCTCTTCCCAGGACTTGGGAGGGACACTATTTTAGTGGTACTCTGTTCTTCCTTGAGTTCATCCTGGGCAAAATGCAATGATCGATGATGAAAGCAGTAATGGATCCATtctaaatattgttgttgttttatccattcagttgtgCCCAACTCTTGGTGACTTCATTGGCAAGAACTCTCCATGCCCCGTTGTCACTCTCACTTTcacctttacactctcacataacaccagaaccaggggacatccactaaaattgagtgttgagagagttagaacagacaaaagaaaatatttctttactcagcgtgtggttggtctgtggaactccttgccacaggatgtggtgatggcatctggtctggttgcctttaaaaggggattggacaagtttctggaggaaaa is a window of Tiliqua scincoides isolate rTilSci1 chromosome 5, rTilSci1.hap2, whole genome shotgun sequence DNA encoding:
- the LOC136653875 gene encoding olfactory receptor 4Q3-like; this encodes MSLGSVAAPKLVTNLLNSGSVISYGGCMAQLFGLHLFGGAEMFVLTLMAYDRYVAICQPLRYTAIMDRQRCFSLLIFCWTGAFIHSTVQMVVIAKLPFCGLNELDNFFCDIPQVIKLACAEIYVVEKFMLVSGGLITLPNCLTLLVSYVIILASFCGHFGKGGRKALSTCSSHLMVVGLLYGPVAFVYLKPFSDSQVDKMASVFYMVVTPALNPLNYTLSNQEMKGAMRKLNDKCQLLLLPHRE